One Coccinella septempunctata chromosome X, icCocSept1.1, whole genome shotgun sequence genomic window carries:
- the LOC123321377 gene encoding histone-arginine methyltransferase CARMER isoform X5: MALKSWIVEVFVINDDHQAIPKYNKKLKLTAEYDPQGVNVKLFDDQMEIAEFSVCTNTECCRFGSSSYLFSFDNESLLFKFRNPEDARNFTIAMTKAKSGKGASVFSVRTEDSSATQYFQFYGYLSQQQNMLQDFVRTYTYQRAILCNLNDFKDKVVLDVGAGSGILSFFAAQAGAKRIYAVEASTMAHFAQKLVEANNLKDLIKVIPGKIEEVELPEKVDVIISEPMGYMLYNERMLETYLHAKKWLVPNGKMYPSRGDLHIAPFTDDSLYMEQYSKANFWFQTCFHGVNLSAIQNSAVKEYFRQPVVDTFDIRICMSKSIRHIVDFLEADETDLHTIDIPLEFHILESGTCHGLAFWFDVAFAGSQQTIWLSTGPTEPLTHWYQVRCLLEQPLLLKQGQVLTGRVLLVANKRQSYDVTIELTVEGTTQCSTNTLDLKNPYFRYTGAPVQPPPGVSNVSPSENYWSQLDAQGVRNEYFTAVNMVNGMSVNGLGEVSMDTTQTVLNNNLMANNLIALVDTSQLTDGAPPNIHPGCISSTGRGRVAASPTSTHTAQLIGGAISPSLFTSPNGQQVVFFSNL, encoded by the exons ATGGCGCTGAAGAGTTGGATAGTTGAAGTTTTTGTTATTAATGACGATCATCAGGCTATACCTAAATACAATAAGAAATTAAAACTAACTGCTGAATATGATCCCCAAGGTGTTAACGTTAAACTTTTTGATG ATCAGATGGAAATAGCTGAATTTTCTGTATGCACAAATACAGAATGTTGCCGGTTTGGAAGTTCATCTTACTTATTTTCTTTCGATAATGAATCTCTACTCTTCAAATTCAGAAATCCAGAAG ATGCTAGAAACTTTACAATAGCTATGACAAAGGCCAAATCAGGAAAAGGTGCCTCTGTCTTTTCAGTTAGAACTGAAGATTCCTCAGCAACTCAATACTTCCAATTTTATGGCTATTTATCACAACAACAGAATATGTTACAAGACTTCGTTAGGACTTATACCTATCAACGAGCAATATTATGTAATTTAAATGATTTCAAG GATAAGGTTGTATTAGATGTAGGAGCTGGCTCTGGCATTTTGTCATTTTTTGCTGCCCAAGCTGGTGCTAAACGAATATATGCTGTTGAAGCTTCCACCATGGCTCATTTTGCACAG AAATTAGTCGAAGCAAATAATTTAAAGGACTTGATCAAAGTTATACCAGGAAAAATAGAAGAGGTTGAACTTCCAGAGAAAGTAGATGTTATTATTTCTGAACCAATGGGATATATGTTATATAATGAAAGAATGCTGGAAACATATTTACACGCTAAGAAATGGTTAGTACCCAACGGAAAAATGTATCCGTCCCGAGGTGATTTACATATAGCTCCATTCACTGATGATTCTTTGTACATGGAGCAATACAGCAAGGCTAATTTCTG GTTTCAAACGTGTTTCCATGGGGTTAACTTATCGGCAATCCAAAATAGCGCCGTTAAAGAATATTTTAGGCAACCTGTCGTTGATACTTTTGATATTAGGATATGTATGAGTAAATCAATTAGGCACATTGTTGACTTCCTTGAAGCAGATGAGACAGACCTACATACTATAG ATATTCCTCTCGAATTTCATATTTTGGAATCTGGTACTTGCCATGGTCTTGCATTCTGGTTCGATGTCGCTTTTGCTGGTTCACAACAGACAATATGGCTTAGTACTGGTCCCACTGAACCCCTTACTCATTGGTATCAGGTTCGGTGTTTACTCGAACAACCCCTTCTTCTCAAACAAGGACAAGTTTTGACTGGAAGGGTGTTACTAGTAGCGAATAAGAG GCAAAGTTACGATGTCACAATAGAATTGACAGTAGAAGGAACAACGCAGTGTTCAACAAACACACTAGATCTGAAAAATCCCTACTTCAGATATACTGGGGCTCCTGTGCAGCCACCTCCAGGTGTTTCCAATGTGTCTCCCAGTGAAAATTACTGGAGTCAGTTGGACGCTCAGGGTGTAAGAAATG AATATTTTACAGCTGTCAATATGGTGAACGGTATGTCTGTAAACGGTCTAGGTGAAGTTTCCATGGACACAACACAAACTGTTCTGAACAATAACTTGATGGCAAACAATCTGATAGCTTTAG TGGACACTTCCCAATTAACAGATGGTGCTCCTCCTAATATTCATCCAGGGTGTATATCCAGTACAGGCAGAGGTAGGGTTGCAGCTAGTCCTACTTCAACACATACTGCGCAATTGATAGGTGGTGCAATTTCACCATCATTATTCACTTCTCCGAATGGCCAACAA GTTGTCTTTTTCAGCAACCTTTAG
- the LOC123321377 gene encoding histone-arginine methyltransferase CARMER isoform X1, with protein MALKSWIVEVFVINDDHQAIPKYNKKLKLTAEYDPQGVNVKLFDDQMEIAEFSVCTNTECCRFGSSSYLFSFDNESLLFKFRNPEDARNFTIAMTKAKSGKGASVFSVRTEDSSATQYFQFYGYLSQQQNMLQDFVRTYTYQRAILCNLNDFKDKVVLDVGAGSGILSFFAAQAGAKRIYAVEASTMAHFAQKLVEANNLKDLIKVIPGKIEEVELPEKVDVIISEPMGYMLYNERMLETYLHAKKWLVPNGKMYPSRGDLHIAPFTDDSLYMEQYSKANFWFQTCFHGVNLSAIQNSAVKEYFRQPVVDTFDIRICMSKSIRHIVDFLEADETDLHTIDIPLEFHILESGTCHGLAFWFDVAFAGSQQTIWLSTGPTEPLTHWYQVRCLLEQPLLLKQGQVLTGRVLLVANKRQSYDVTIELTVEGTTQCSTNTLDLKNPYFRYTGAPVQPPPGVSNVSPSENYWSQLDAQGVRNEYFTAVNMVNGMSVNGLGEVSMDTTQTVLNNNLMANNLIALVDTSQLTDGAPPNIHPGCISSTGRGRVAASPTSTHTAQLIGGAISPSLFTSPNGQQQPLVMANYPVSANLMIGDYVTPGNGVAMPSYRQ; from the exons ATGGCGCTGAAGAGTTGGATAGTTGAAGTTTTTGTTATTAATGACGATCATCAGGCTATACCTAAATACAATAAGAAATTAAAACTAACTGCTGAATATGATCCCCAAGGTGTTAACGTTAAACTTTTTGATG ATCAGATGGAAATAGCTGAATTTTCTGTATGCACAAATACAGAATGTTGCCGGTTTGGAAGTTCATCTTACTTATTTTCTTTCGATAATGAATCTCTACTCTTCAAATTCAGAAATCCAGAAG ATGCTAGAAACTTTACAATAGCTATGACAAAGGCCAAATCAGGAAAAGGTGCCTCTGTCTTTTCAGTTAGAACTGAAGATTCCTCAGCAACTCAATACTTCCAATTTTATGGCTATTTATCACAACAACAGAATATGTTACAAGACTTCGTTAGGACTTATACCTATCAACGAGCAATATTATGTAATTTAAATGATTTCAAG GATAAGGTTGTATTAGATGTAGGAGCTGGCTCTGGCATTTTGTCATTTTTTGCTGCCCAAGCTGGTGCTAAACGAATATATGCTGTTGAAGCTTCCACCATGGCTCATTTTGCACAG AAATTAGTCGAAGCAAATAATTTAAAGGACTTGATCAAAGTTATACCAGGAAAAATAGAAGAGGTTGAACTTCCAGAGAAAGTAGATGTTATTATTTCTGAACCAATGGGATATATGTTATATAATGAAAGAATGCTGGAAACATATTTACACGCTAAGAAATGGTTAGTACCCAACGGAAAAATGTATCCGTCCCGAGGTGATTTACATATAGCTCCATTCACTGATGATTCTTTGTACATGGAGCAATACAGCAAGGCTAATTTCTG GTTTCAAACGTGTTTCCATGGGGTTAACTTATCGGCAATCCAAAATAGCGCCGTTAAAGAATATTTTAGGCAACCTGTCGTTGATACTTTTGATATTAGGATATGTATGAGTAAATCAATTAGGCACATTGTTGACTTCCTTGAAGCAGATGAGACAGACCTACATACTATAG ATATTCCTCTCGAATTTCATATTTTGGAATCTGGTACTTGCCATGGTCTTGCATTCTGGTTCGATGTCGCTTTTGCTGGTTCACAACAGACAATATGGCTTAGTACTGGTCCCACTGAACCCCTTACTCATTGGTATCAGGTTCGGTGTTTACTCGAACAACCCCTTCTTCTCAAACAAGGACAAGTTTTGACTGGAAGGGTGTTACTAGTAGCGAATAAGAG GCAAAGTTACGATGTCACAATAGAATTGACAGTAGAAGGAACAACGCAGTGTTCAACAAACACACTAGATCTGAAAAATCCCTACTTCAGATATACTGGGGCTCCTGTGCAGCCACCTCCAGGTGTTTCCAATGTGTCTCCCAGTGAAAATTACTGGAGTCAGTTGGACGCTCAGGGTGTAAGAAATG AATATTTTACAGCTGTCAATATGGTGAACGGTATGTCTGTAAACGGTCTAGGTGAAGTTTCCATGGACACAACACAAACTGTTCTGAACAATAACTTGATGGCAAACAATCTGATAGCTTTAG TGGACACTTCCCAATTAACAGATGGTGCTCCTCCTAATATTCATCCAGGGTGTATATCCAGTACAGGCAGAGGTAGGGTTGCAGCTAGTCCTACTTCAACACATACTGCGCAATTGATAGGTGGTGCAATTTCACCATCATTATTCACTTCTCCGAATGGCCAACAA CAACCTTTAGTGATGGCAAATTACCCAGTTAGTGCGAATTTAATGATTGGTGATTATGTTACCCCAGGAAATGGAGTAGCGATGCCAAGTTATCGTCAATAA
- the LOC123321377 gene encoding histone-arginine methyltransferase CARMER isoform X6: MALKSWIVEVFVINDDHQAIPKYNKKLKLTAEYDPQGVNVKLFDDQMEIAEFSVCTNTECCRFGSSSYLFSFDNESLLFKFRNPEDARNFTIAMTKAKSGKGASVFSVRTEDSSATQYFQFYGYLSQQQNMLQDFVRTYTYQRAILCNLNDFKDKVVLDVGAGSGILSFFAAQAGAKRIYAVEASTMAHFAQKLVEANNLKDLIKVIPGKIEEVELPEKVDVIISEPMGYMLYNERMLETYLHAKKWLVPNGKMYPSRGDLHIAPFTDDSLYMEQYSKANFWFQTCFHGVNLSAIQNSAVKEYFRQPVVDTFDIRICMSKSIRHIVDFLEADETDLHTIDIPLEFHILESGTCHGLAFWFDVAFAGSQQTIWLSTGPTEPLTHWYQVRCLLEQPLLLKQGQVLTGRVLLVANKRQSYDVTIELTVEGTTQCSTNTLDLKNPYFRYTGAPVQPPPGVSNVSPSENYWSQLDAQGVRNEYFTAVNMVNGMSVNGLGEVSMDTTQTVLNNNLMANNLIALVDTSQLTDGAPPNIHPGCISSTGRGRVAASPTSTHTAQLIGGAISPSLFTSPNGQQQF, from the exons ATGGCGCTGAAGAGTTGGATAGTTGAAGTTTTTGTTATTAATGACGATCATCAGGCTATACCTAAATACAATAAGAAATTAAAACTAACTGCTGAATATGATCCCCAAGGTGTTAACGTTAAACTTTTTGATG ATCAGATGGAAATAGCTGAATTTTCTGTATGCACAAATACAGAATGTTGCCGGTTTGGAAGTTCATCTTACTTATTTTCTTTCGATAATGAATCTCTACTCTTCAAATTCAGAAATCCAGAAG ATGCTAGAAACTTTACAATAGCTATGACAAAGGCCAAATCAGGAAAAGGTGCCTCTGTCTTTTCAGTTAGAACTGAAGATTCCTCAGCAACTCAATACTTCCAATTTTATGGCTATTTATCACAACAACAGAATATGTTACAAGACTTCGTTAGGACTTATACCTATCAACGAGCAATATTATGTAATTTAAATGATTTCAAG GATAAGGTTGTATTAGATGTAGGAGCTGGCTCTGGCATTTTGTCATTTTTTGCTGCCCAAGCTGGTGCTAAACGAATATATGCTGTTGAAGCTTCCACCATGGCTCATTTTGCACAG AAATTAGTCGAAGCAAATAATTTAAAGGACTTGATCAAAGTTATACCAGGAAAAATAGAAGAGGTTGAACTTCCAGAGAAAGTAGATGTTATTATTTCTGAACCAATGGGATATATGTTATATAATGAAAGAATGCTGGAAACATATTTACACGCTAAGAAATGGTTAGTACCCAACGGAAAAATGTATCCGTCCCGAGGTGATTTACATATAGCTCCATTCACTGATGATTCTTTGTACATGGAGCAATACAGCAAGGCTAATTTCTG GTTTCAAACGTGTTTCCATGGGGTTAACTTATCGGCAATCCAAAATAGCGCCGTTAAAGAATATTTTAGGCAACCTGTCGTTGATACTTTTGATATTAGGATATGTATGAGTAAATCAATTAGGCACATTGTTGACTTCCTTGAAGCAGATGAGACAGACCTACATACTATAG ATATTCCTCTCGAATTTCATATTTTGGAATCTGGTACTTGCCATGGTCTTGCATTCTGGTTCGATGTCGCTTTTGCTGGTTCACAACAGACAATATGGCTTAGTACTGGTCCCACTGAACCCCTTACTCATTGGTATCAGGTTCGGTGTTTACTCGAACAACCCCTTCTTCTCAAACAAGGACAAGTTTTGACTGGAAGGGTGTTACTAGTAGCGAATAAGAG GCAAAGTTACGATGTCACAATAGAATTGACAGTAGAAGGAACAACGCAGTGTTCAACAAACACACTAGATCTGAAAAATCCCTACTTCAGATATACTGGGGCTCCTGTGCAGCCACCTCCAGGTGTTTCCAATGTGTCTCCCAGTGAAAATTACTGGAGTCAGTTGGACGCTCAGGGTGTAAGAAATG AATATTTTACAGCTGTCAATATGGTGAACGGTATGTCTGTAAACGGTCTAGGTGAAGTTTCCATGGACACAACACAAACTGTTCTGAACAATAACTTGATGGCAAACAATCTGATAGCTTTAG TGGACACTTCCCAATTAACAGATGGTGCTCCTCCTAATATTCATCCAGGGTGTATATCCAGTACAGGCAGAGGTAGGGTTGCAGCTAGTCCTACTTCAACACATACTGCGCAATTGATAGGTGGTGCAATTTCACCATCATTATTCACTTCTCCGAATGGCCAACAA CAGTTTTAG
- the LOC123321377 gene encoding histone-arginine methyltransferase CARMER isoform X7, which produces MALKSWIVEVFVINDDHQAIPKYNKKLKLTAEYDPQGVNVKLFDDQMEIAEFSVCTNTECCRFGSSSYLFSFDNESLLFKFRNPEDARNFTIAMTKAKSGKGASVFSVRTEDSSATQYFQFYGYLSQQQNMLQDFVRTYTYQRAILCNLNDFKDKVVLDVGAGSGILSFFAAQAGAKRIYAVEASTMAHFAQKLVEANNLKDLIKVIPGKIEEVELPEKVDVIISEPMGYMLYNERMLETYLHAKKWLVPNGKMYPSRGDLHIAPFTDDSLYMEQYSKANFWFQTCFHGVNLSAIQNSAVKEYFRQPVVDTFDIRICMSKSIRHIVDFLEADETDLHTIDIPLEFHILESGTCHGLAFWFDVAFAGSQQTIWLSTGPTEPLTHWYQVRCLLEQPLLLKQGQVLTGRVLLVANKRQSYDVTIELTVEGTTQCSTNTLDLKNPYFRYTGAPVQPPPGVSNVSPSENYWSQLDAQGVRNEYFTAVNMVNGMSVNGLGEVSMDTTQTVLNNNLMANNLIALVDTSQLTDGAPPNIHPGCISSTGRGRVAASPTSTHTAQLIGGAISPSLFTSPNGQQF; this is translated from the exons ATGGCGCTGAAGAGTTGGATAGTTGAAGTTTTTGTTATTAATGACGATCATCAGGCTATACCTAAATACAATAAGAAATTAAAACTAACTGCTGAATATGATCCCCAAGGTGTTAACGTTAAACTTTTTGATG ATCAGATGGAAATAGCTGAATTTTCTGTATGCACAAATACAGAATGTTGCCGGTTTGGAAGTTCATCTTACTTATTTTCTTTCGATAATGAATCTCTACTCTTCAAATTCAGAAATCCAGAAG ATGCTAGAAACTTTACAATAGCTATGACAAAGGCCAAATCAGGAAAAGGTGCCTCTGTCTTTTCAGTTAGAACTGAAGATTCCTCAGCAACTCAATACTTCCAATTTTATGGCTATTTATCACAACAACAGAATATGTTACAAGACTTCGTTAGGACTTATACCTATCAACGAGCAATATTATGTAATTTAAATGATTTCAAG GATAAGGTTGTATTAGATGTAGGAGCTGGCTCTGGCATTTTGTCATTTTTTGCTGCCCAAGCTGGTGCTAAACGAATATATGCTGTTGAAGCTTCCACCATGGCTCATTTTGCACAG AAATTAGTCGAAGCAAATAATTTAAAGGACTTGATCAAAGTTATACCAGGAAAAATAGAAGAGGTTGAACTTCCAGAGAAAGTAGATGTTATTATTTCTGAACCAATGGGATATATGTTATATAATGAAAGAATGCTGGAAACATATTTACACGCTAAGAAATGGTTAGTACCCAACGGAAAAATGTATCCGTCCCGAGGTGATTTACATATAGCTCCATTCACTGATGATTCTTTGTACATGGAGCAATACAGCAAGGCTAATTTCTG GTTTCAAACGTGTTTCCATGGGGTTAACTTATCGGCAATCCAAAATAGCGCCGTTAAAGAATATTTTAGGCAACCTGTCGTTGATACTTTTGATATTAGGATATGTATGAGTAAATCAATTAGGCACATTGTTGACTTCCTTGAAGCAGATGAGACAGACCTACATACTATAG ATATTCCTCTCGAATTTCATATTTTGGAATCTGGTACTTGCCATGGTCTTGCATTCTGGTTCGATGTCGCTTTTGCTGGTTCACAACAGACAATATGGCTTAGTACTGGTCCCACTGAACCCCTTACTCATTGGTATCAGGTTCGGTGTTTACTCGAACAACCCCTTCTTCTCAAACAAGGACAAGTTTTGACTGGAAGGGTGTTACTAGTAGCGAATAAGAG GCAAAGTTACGATGTCACAATAGAATTGACAGTAGAAGGAACAACGCAGTGTTCAACAAACACACTAGATCTGAAAAATCCCTACTTCAGATATACTGGGGCTCCTGTGCAGCCACCTCCAGGTGTTTCCAATGTGTCTCCCAGTGAAAATTACTGGAGTCAGTTGGACGCTCAGGGTGTAAGAAATG AATATTTTACAGCTGTCAATATGGTGAACGGTATGTCTGTAAACGGTCTAGGTGAAGTTTCCATGGACACAACACAAACTGTTCTGAACAATAACTTGATGGCAAACAATCTGATAGCTTTAG TGGACACTTCCCAATTAACAGATGGTGCTCCTCCTAATATTCATCCAGGGTGTATATCCAGTACAGGCAGAGGTAGGGTTGCAGCTAGTCCTACTTCAACACATACTGCGCAATTGATAGGTGGTGCAATTTCACCATCATTATTCACTTCTCCGAATGGCCAACAA TTTTAG
- the LOC123321377 gene encoding histone-arginine methyltransferase CARMER isoform X2, whose translation MALKSWIVEVFVINDDHQAIPKYNKKLKLTAEYDPQGVNVKLFDDQMEIAEFSVCTNTECCRFGSSSYLFSFDNESLLFKFRNPEDARNFTIAMTKAKSGKGASVFSVRTEDSSATQYFQFYGYLSQQQNMLQDFVRTYTYQRAILCNLNDFKDKVVLDVGAGSGILSFFAAQAGAKRIYAVEASTMAHFAQKLVEANNLKDLIKVIPGKIEEVELPEKVDVIISEPMGYMLYNERMLETYLHAKKWLVPNGKMYPSRGDLHIAPFTDDSLYMEQYSKANFWFQTCFHGVNLSAIQNSAVKEYFRQPVVDTFDIRICMSKSIRHIVDFLEADETDLHTIDIPLEFHILESGTCHGLAFWFDVAFAGSQQTIWLSTGPTEPLTHWYQVRCLLEQPLLLKQGQVLTGRVLLVANKRQSYDVTIELTVEGTTQCSTNTLDLKNPYFRYTGAPVQPPPGVSNVSPSENYWSQLDAQGVRNAVNMVNGMSVNGLGEVSMDTTQTVLNNNLMANNLIALVDTSQLTDGAPPNIHPGCISSTGRGRVAASPTSTHTAQLIGGAISPSLFTSPNGQQQPLVMANYPVSANLMIGDYVTPGNGVAMPSYRQ comes from the exons ATGGCGCTGAAGAGTTGGATAGTTGAAGTTTTTGTTATTAATGACGATCATCAGGCTATACCTAAATACAATAAGAAATTAAAACTAACTGCTGAATATGATCCCCAAGGTGTTAACGTTAAACTTTTTGATG ATCAGATGGAAATAGCTGAATTTTCTGTATGCACAAATACAGAATGTTGCCGGTTTGGAAGTTCATCTTACTTATTTTCTTTCGATAATGAATCTCTACTCTTCAAATTCAGAAATCCAGAAG ATGCTAGAAACTTTACAATAGCTATGACAAAGGCCAAATCAGGAAAAGGTGCCTCTGTCTTTTCAGTTAGAACTGAAGATTCCTCAGCAACTCAATACTTCCAATTTTATGGCTATTTATCACAACAACAGAATATGTTACAAGACTTCGTTAGGACTTATACCTATCAACGAGCAATATTATGTAATTTAAATGATTTCAAG GATAAGGTTGTATTAGATGTAGGAGCTGGCTCTGGCATTTTGTCATTTTTTGCTGCCCAAGCTGGTGCTAAACGAATATATGCTGTTGAAGCTTCCACCATGGCTCATTTTGCACAG AAATTAGTCGAAGCAAATAATTTAAAGGACTTGATCAAAGTTATACCAGGAAAAATAGAAGAGGTTGAACTTCCAGAGAAAGTAGATGTTATTATTTCTGAACCAATGGGATATATGTTATATAATGAAAGAATGCTGGAAACATATTTACACGCTAAGAAATGGTTAGTACCCAACGGAAAAATGTATCCGTCCCGAGGTGATTTACATATAGCTCCATTCACTGATGATTCTTTGTACATGGAGCAATACAGCAAGGCTAATTTCTG GTTTCAAACGTGTTTCCATGGGGTTAACTTATCGGCAATCCAAAATAGCGCCGTTAAAGAATATTTTAGGCAACCTGTCGTTGATACTTTTGATATTAGGATATGTATGAGTAAATCAATTAGGCACATTGTTGACTTCCTTGAAGCAGATGAGACAGACCTACATACTATAG ATATTCCTCTCGAATTTCATATTTTGGAATCTGGTACTTGCCATGGTCTTGCATTCTGGTTCGATGTCGCTTTTGCTGGTTCACAACAGACAATATGGCTTAGTACTGGTCCCACTGAACCCCTTACTCATTGGTATCAGGTTCGGTGTTTACTCGAACAACCCCTTCTTCTCAAACAAGGACAAGTTTTGACTGGAAGGGTGTTACTAGTAGCGAATAAGAG GCAAAGTTACGATGTCACAATAGAATTGACAGTAGAAGGAACAACGCAGTGTTCAACAAACACACTAGATCTGAAAAATCCCTACTTCAGATATACTGGGGCTCCTGTGCAGCCACCTCCAGGTGTTTCCAATGTGTCTCCCAGTGAAAATTACTGGAGTCAGTTGGACGCTCAGGGTGTAAGAAATG CTGTCAATATGGTGAACGGTATGTCTGTAAACGGTCTAGGTGAAGTTTCCATGGACACAACACAAACTGTTCTGAACAATAACTTGATGGCAAACAATCTGATAGCTTTAG TGGACACTTCCCAATTAACAGATGGTGCTCCTCCTAATATTCATCCAGGGTGTATATCCAGTACAGGCAGAGGTAGGGTTGCAGCTAGTCCTACTTCAACACATACTGCGCAATTGATAGGTGGTGCAATTTCACCATCATTATTCACTTCTCCGAATGGCCAACAA CAACCTTTAGTGATGGCAAATTACCCAGTTAGTGCGAATTTAATGATTGGTGATTATGTTACCCCAGGAAATGGAGTAGCGATGCCAAGTTATCGTCAATAA
- the LOC123321377 gene encoding histone-arginine methyltransferase CARMER isoform X3: protein MALKSWIVEVFVINDDHQAIPKYNKKLKLTAEYDPQGVNVKLFDDQMEIAEFSVCTNTECCRFGSSSYLFSFDNESLLFKFRNPEDARNFTIAMTKAKSGKGASVFSVRTEDSSATQYFQFYGYLSQQQNMLQDFVRTYTYQRAILCNLNDFKDKVVLDVGAGSGILSFFAAQAGAKRIYAVEASTMAHFAQKLVEANNLKDLIKVIPGKIEEVELPEKVDVIISEPMGYMLYNERMLETYLHAKKWLVPNGKMYPSRGDLHIAPFTDDSLYMEQYSKANFWFQTCFHGVNLSAIQNSAVKEYFRQPVVDTFDIRICMSKSIRHIVDFLEADETDLHTIDIPLEFHILESGTCHGLAFWFDVAFAGSQQTIWLSTGPTEPLTHWYQVRCLLEQPLLLKQGQVLTGRVLLVANKRQSYDVTIELTVEGTTQCSTNTLDLKNPYFRYTGAPVQPPPGVSNVSPSENYWSQLDAQGVRNEYFTAVNMVNGMSVNGLGEVSMDTTQTVLNNNLMANNLIALDGAPPNIHPGCISSTGRGRVAASPTSTHTAQLIGGAISPSLFTSPNGQQQPLVMANYPVSANLMIGDYVTPGNGVAMPSYRQ from the exons ATGGCGCTGAAGAGTTGGATAGTTGAAGTTTTTGTTATTAATGACGATCATCAGGCTATACCTAAATACAATAAGAAATTAAAACTAACTGCTGAATATGATCCCCAAGGTGTTAACGTTAAACTTTTTGATG ATCAGATGGAAATAGCTGAATTTTCTGTATGCACAAATACAGAATGTTGCCGGTTTGGAAGTTCATCTTACTTATTTTCTTTCGATAATGAATCTCTACTCTTCAAATTCAGAAATCCAGAAG ATGCTAGAAACTTTACAATAGCTATGACAAAGGCCAAATCAGGAAAAGGTGCCTCTGTCTTTTCAGTTAGAACTGAAGATTCCTCAGCAACTCAATACTTCCAATTTTATGGCTATTTATCACAACAACAGAATATGTTACAAGACTTCGTTAGGACTTATACCTATCAACGAGCAATATTATGTAATTTAAATGATTTCAAG GATAAGGTTGTATTAGATGTAGGAGCTGGCTCTGGCATTTTGTCATTTTTTGCTGCCCAAGCTGGTGCTAAACGAATATATGCTGTTGAAGCTTCCACCATGGCTCATTTTGCACAG AAATTAGTCGAAGCAAATAATTTAAAGGACTTGATCAAAGTTATACCAGGAAAAATAGAAGAGGTTGAACTTCCAGAGAAAGTAGATGTTATTATTTCTGAACCAATGGGATATATGTTATATAATGAAAGAATGCTGGAAACATATTTACACGCTAAGAAATGGTTAGTACCCAACGGAAAAATGTATCCGTCCCGAGGTGATTTACATATAGCTCCATTCACTGATGATTCTTTGTACATGGAGCAATACAGCAAGGCTAATTTCTG GTTTCAAACGTGTTTCCATGGGGTTAACTTATCGGCAATCCAAAATAGCGCCGTTAAAGAATATTTTAGGCAACCTGTCGTTGATACTTTTGATATTAGGATATGTATGAGTAAATCAATTAGGCACATTGTTGACTTCCTTGAAGCAGATGAGACAGACCTACATACTATAG ATATTCCTCTCGAATTTCATATTTTGGAATCTGGTACTTGCCATGGTCTTGCATTCTGGTTCGATGTCGCTTTTGCTGGTTCACAACAGACAATATGGCTTAGTACTGGTCCCACTGAACCCCTTACTCATTGGTATCAGGTTCGGTGTTTACTCGAACAACCCCTTCTTCTCAAACAAGGACAAGTTTTGACTGGAAGGGTGTTACTAGTAGCGAATAAGAG GCAAAGTTACGATGTCACAATAGAATTGACAGTAGAAGGAACAACGCAGTGTTCAACAAACACACTAGATCTGAAAAATCCCTACTTCAGATATACTGGGGCTCCTGTGCAGCCACCTCCAGGTGTTTCCAATGTGTCTCCCAGTGAAAATTACTGGAGTCAGTTGGACGCTCAGGGTGTAAGAAATG AATATTTTACAGCTGTCAATATGGTGAACGGTATGTCTGTAAACGGTCTAGGTGAAGTTTCCATGGACACAACACAAACTGTTCTGAACAATAACTTGATGGCAAACAATCTGATAGCTTTAG ATGGTGCTCCTCCTAATATTCATCCAGGGTGTATATCCAGTACAGGCAGAGGTAGGGTTGCAGCTAGTCCTACTTCAACACATACTGCGCAATTGATAGGTGGTGCAATTTCACCATCATTATTCACTTCTCCGAATGGCCAACAA CAACCTTTAGTGATGGCAAATTACCCAGTTAGTGCGAATTTAATGATTGGTGATTATGTTACCCCAGGAAATGGAGTAGCGATGCCAAGTTATCGTCAATAA